The nucleotide window CAGCCATTGCATACACCCAGCGCAAAGGTATCGCCGCGCGTAAAAAACTCAGCAAACATGGCCGCCAGTGCGGTATTGAATTGGATCGTTTTGGCCCAGCCTTCGCCCGCCCCCAAAACATCGCCGTAAGAAAACCCCCCACATGCAACCAACCCAGCGAACTCAGCCAGCGTAGCCCGACCCGCTAGCAAATCGCTCATATGAACATCATACGCGGCAAAGCCAGCGCGGTCAAAAGCGTAGGCCATTTCGAGATGCGAATTCACGCCCTGCTCACGCAAAACCGCGATGCGCGGCCGCACACCGGTTGCAATAAACGGCGCAGCAATATCCTCCGCAGGATTAAAAGGCAGCTGCACCGATAAACCCGGATCATCGGTCGCCAGCAAGGTGTCGTACTCACTATCTGCGCACAGCGGATTATCCCGCAAACGCGCGATGCGCCAGCTTGGCTCGCTCCATGCGCGTTGCAACTCGGCCCGTGGAGCACTAAAGACTTTCTTGGTATCGCGCCAAATCTCAATGGTGTCTTCTGCATTGGGTTTGCCAATCACATGACTACATGCAGCCAATTCTTGTTCGCGTAAAAGAGCAAAAACAGCATCTCGATCTTGAGCGCGCACTTGTATCACCGCACCGAGCTCTTCCGTAAAGAGCGCTCGCAAAGTTTGCTCTTCGCGCCGACCGGCGATTTGCTGCGCCCAATTTTTGGCATCGCCATAATCGGATTCATGGCCAGCCTCTAGCATCAGCATATCGATATTCAGCGATACACCCATATGGCCCGCAAATGCCATTTCGCAGACCGTGGTAAAGAAGCCACCATCCGAGCGGTCGTGATAGGCTAATAATTTGCGTTGCGCATTCAGTCGTTGGATTGCCGTAAAAAAACGCTGCAAATCTTGCGGATCATCCAGGTCTGGCGTTGTATCACCGATTTGTTGCGTAATCTGCGCTAAGATACTGCCCCCCAGCCGGTGACGCGCCCGCCCCAAATCAATCGCGATCAATATCGTCTCACCTTTTTCTTCAGCGCACCGCAATTGAGGGGTCAGGTGATTGCGTATATCTGTTACCGGTGCAAACGCAGAAATAATCAGCGAAACCGGGGCTGTCACTTCTTTATGAACCCCGTTGTCTTGCCATTGGGTGCGCATCGATAATGAATCTTTGCCTACCGGAATGCTCATACCCAGCGCTGGACATAGCTCAAGACCAATCGCACGCACCGTATCGTAGAGCGCTGCATCTTCACCCGGGCTGCCACAGGCAGCCATCCAGTTAGCCGAGAGCTTAACCTCAGTCAAGGCTGCAACCGGTGCGGCAGCAAGGTTAGTAATCGCTTCGCCTAGCGCAATCCGGCCAGAGGCTGGCGCATTGATGACCGCGAGCGGCGCACGCTCTGCCATCGTCATCGCTTCGCCCCGGTAGCCGGCGTAGTCTAGTGCTGTAATCGCGCAGTCGGCAACCGGTACTTGCCATGGACCCACCATTTGATCGCGCACAGATAAACCGCCCACCGTGCGGTCACCAATTGTAATTAAAAACGATTTACTCGCTACGCTCGGGTGCTTAAGCACAGCCAAAGCAATCTCCGCTAGCGCTAGTCCAGTTAATTCGAGCGGCGCTAAGAGCGGTTGCGTGCGACTGACTTGGCGCTGCATCTGCGGCGCTTTGCCAAATAAGATATCCATTGGCAAATCTACTGGCGACGCCAATGCCGGCTCTTGCCGCTTGCCGTCGGTCAGTTGCAAATGCTGCTCATCAGTGGCTACGCCAACCACGGCAAACGGGCAGCGTTCGCGTATGCACATGGCTTCAAAGACTTGAAGCGCAGTGGGAGAAATCGCCAGAACATAACGCTCTTGGGCCTCATTACTCCATATTTCACGAGGCGATAGGCCACTTTCCTCTAGCGGCACTGCGTTGAGTTCAAAACGCGCGCCTTTTTTTGCCCCTTCCACTAACTCAGGCAAGGCATTGGATAATCCTCCAGCGCCCACATCATGAATACTCAGAATCGGATTATCTGCGCCCAGCTGCCAGCAAGCATTAATCACTTCTTGCGCCCGACGTTGCATCTCAGGGTTACCACGCTGGACAGAATCGAAATCAAGCTCAGCAGTGTTAGCGCCAGTTGCCATTGAACTCGCCGCCCCGCCCCCCATGCCAATCCGCATTCCGGGCCCGCCAATTTGCACCAGCAACGTCTTTGCAGGAAAATCAATTTTATGCGTGAGCTCATCGGCAATATTACCGATTCCGCCCGCAATCATAATCGGCTTATGGTAGCCGCGCATGCGTTGCGCAACATTTTGCTCATACACACGGAAATAGCCGCCCAAGTTAGGTCGGCCAAATTCATTATTGAAGGCAGCCGCACCAAGCGGGCCGTCAATCATAATTTGTAATGGCGAAGCAATTTGGGAGGGCCGACCATAGGGCATAGGCATGTCGGTAGCATGCCCTGTACTCAGCGGTTGCGCTACATCGCGGGTGTTTTCCCAAGCTGCAACAGCGCCGGGCAAATGGAGATTCGATACGGAAAAACCCGCTAGCCCAGCTTTAGGCCGAGCTCCACGGCCGGTTGCGCCTTCATCCCGAATCTCGCCGCCCGCACCGGTTGCCGCGCCCTGAAAAGGTGAAATTGCCGTTGGATGATTGTGCGTTTCAACCTTCATCAAGGTATGCAGCACCCCTTCACTGCGTTGATAGCACTGCGACTCGCCTTGCGCAAACCAACGTTGTGCCTGCGCGCCTGCCATCACCGCCGCATTATCTGAATACGCAACAATCGTGCCTTGCGGATGTAAGGCATGCGTATTTTTGATCATCTCAAATAGAGAATAATCCTGCGGCTCACCCTCAATCGTCCAGCGCGCATTAAAAATTTTATGCCGGCAATGCTCACTATTCGCCTGCGCGAACATCATTAATTCAACGTCGGTGGGATTGCGGCCCAGTTGCCCAAAAGCAGCCACCAGATAATCAATTTCATCCGCCGTCAGGGCCAGGCCAAGCGCTAGATTAGCCTCTTCAAGGGCTTGCCGGCCCTGGCCAAGATCAATGCTCTGTAAGGGGTGTGCGGGTAACTCATCGAACAAATGTTGTGCTTCAGCCCGGCTTGTCACCACGCTCTCGGTCATCCGATCATGCAAAACATCCGCAATCGCTGCGCGCGTTTTCTCGGATAATGCCCGATTGCCGCCAAACCATAGGTTACCTGCTTTAAGCACCATCTCATATTCGATGCCACGCTCAATACGGTGTACCGTTTGTAAGCCGCAATGACGTGCAATTTCAGTGGCTTTGCTAGCCCAGGGCGAGATTGTGCCAAAACGTGGAATGACTAAAAAATTTTGACTCTCTTGAGCGTC belongs to Mycoavidus sp. B2-EB and includes:
- the purL gene encoding phosphoribosylformylglycinamidine synthase yields the protein MAHLSYFPGSLALSSFRCAQQLQKLQAIDSNICDLRARYLHLVHSTAPLTTQDAARVEALLHYGVPVMPKDAQESQNFLVIPRFGTISPWASKATEIARHCGLQTVHRIERGIEYEMVLKAGNLWFGGNRALSEKTRAAIADVLHDRMTESVVTSRAEAQHLFDELPAHPLQSIDLGQGRQALEEANLALGLALTADEIDYLVAAFGQLGRNPTDVELMMFAQANSEHCRHKIFNARWTIEGEPQDYSLFEMIKNTHALHPQGTIVAYSDNAAVMAGAQAQRWFAQGESQCYQRSEGVLHTLMKVETHNHPTAISPFQGAATGAGGEIRDEGATGRGARPKAGLAGFSVSNLHLPGAVAAWENTRDVAQPLSTGHATDMPMPYGRPSQIASPLQIMIDGPLGAAAFNNEFGRPNLGGYFRVYEQNVAQRMRGYHKPIMIAGGIGNIADELTHKIDFPAKTLLVQIGGPGMRIGMGGGAASSMATGANTAELDFDSVQRGNPEMQRRAQEVINACWQLGADNPILSIHDVGAGGLSNALPELVEGAKKGARFELNAVPLEESGLSPREIWSNEAQERYVLAISPTALQVFEAMCIRERCPFAVVGVATDEQHLQLTDGKRQEPALASPVDLPMDILFGKAPQMQRQVSRTQPLLAPLELTGLALAEIALAVLKHPSVASKSFLITIGDRTVGGLSVRDQMVGPWQVPVADCAITALDYAGYRGEAMTMAERAPLAVINAPASGRIALGEAITNLAAAPVAALTEVKLSANWMAACGSPGEDAALYDTVRAIGLELCPALGMSIPVGKDSLSMRTQWQDNGVHKEVTAPVSLIISAFAPVTDIRNHLTPQLRCAEEKGETILIAIDLGRARHRLGGSILAQITQQIGDTTPDLDDPQDLQRFFTAIQRLNAQRKLLAYHDRSDGGFFTTVCEMAFAGHMGVSLNIDMLMLEAGHESDYGDAKNWAQQIAGRREEQTLRALFTEELGAVIQVRAQDRDAVFALLREQELAACSHVIGKPNAEDTIEIWRDTKKVFSAPRAELQRAWSEPSWRIARLRDNPLCADSEYDTLLATDDPGLSVQLPFNPAEDIAAPFIATGVRPRIAVLREQGVNSHLEMAYAFDRAGFAAYDVHMSDLLAGRATLAEFAGLVACGGFSYGDVLGAGEGWAKTIQFNTALAAMFAEFFTRGDTFALGVCNGCQMMSALAEMIPGAQAWPKFTRNKSEQFEARLALVEVPSSPSLFFEGMAGARLPVAVAHGEGYADFSQQGRLDEVNQHLTALRYIDHEGAPTERYPFNPNGSPAGLTGVTTPDGRFTVLMPHPERVFRTVQMSWHPDHWEEDSPWLRIFRNARRWLG